The proteins below come from a single Microcoleus sp. FACHB-68 genomic window:
- a CDS encoding TRC40/GET3/ArsA family transport-energizing ATPase — protein MRVILMTGKGGVGKTSVAAATGLRCAELGYRTLVLSTDPAHSLADSFDLELGHEPQLVRPNLWGAELDALMELESNWGAVKRYITQVLQARGLDGVQAEELAILPGMDEIFGLVRMKRHYDEGEFDVLIIDSAPTGTALRLLSLPEVSGWYMRRFYRPLQQMSVVLRPLVEPFFKPLAGFSLPDREVMDAPYEFYEQIEALEKVLTDNTQTSVRLVTNPEKMVIKESLRAHAYLSLYNVGTDLVVANRIIPESVTDPFFQRWKENQQQYRHEIHENFHPLPVKEVPLYSEEMCGLAALDRLKETLYADEDPTQVYYKETTLRVVQENNQYSLELYLPGIPKDQVQLNKTGDELNIRIGNHRRNLVLPQALAALQPAGAKMEDDYLKIRFTEVAKV, from the coding sequence ATGCGCGTAATATTGATGACCGGCAAAGGAGGCGTAGGCAAAACCTCCGTAGCAGCGGCTACAGGCTTGCGTTGTGCTGAACTCGGCTATAGAACCCTTGTGCTGAGTACCGATCCTGCTCACTCCTTGGCAGACAGTTTTGACCTAGAACTGGGCCACGAGCCGCAACTGGTGCGCCCCAACTTGTGGGGGGCAGAACTCGATGCGCTGATGGAGTTAGAAAGCAATTGGGGTGCGGTGAAGCGTTACATCACCCAAGTTCTGCAAGCGCGAGGACTTGATGGCGTCCAGGCTGAAGAGTTGGCCATTTTACCGGGCATGGATGAGATTTTTGGCCTAGTCCGGATGAAGCGTCATTACGACGAGGGTGAATTTGATGTGCTGATCATTGACTCAGCACCCACCGGCACAGCATTGAGATTGCTGAGTTTACCGGAAGTCAGCGGCTGGTATATGCGCCGGTTTTATCGCCCACTGCAACAAATGTCAGTTGTGCTGCGCCCTTTGGTTGAACCGTTTTTTAAACCTCTTGCCGGTTTTTCCCTGCCTGACAGAGAGGTGATGGATGCGCCTTATGAGTTTTATGAACAAATTGAAGCACTAGAAAAAGTTCTCACAGATAATACTCAAACATCTGTGCGCTTAGTCACCAATCCAGAGAAAATGGTGATTAAAGAGTCACTTCGTGCTCATGCCTATTTAAGTCTTTATAACGTCGGCACAGATTTAGTCGTAGCAAACCGGATTATTCCTGAATCTGTAACCGATCCTTTCTTTCAGCGCTGGAAAGAAAACCAGCAGCAATACCGGCACGAAATTCACGAGAATTTTCACCCGCTGCCGGTTAAAGAAGTTCCCCTTTATTCCGAAGAAATGTGCGGCTTAGCTGCCTTAGATCGCCTGAAAGAAACGCTGTATGCGGATGAAGATCCGACTCAGGTTTACTACAAAGAAACCACCCTGAGAGTGGTACAAGAGAATAATCAATACAGCTTAGAGCTTTACTTGCCTGGAATTCCTAAAGATCAAGTTCAACTGAATAAGACGGGGGATGAATTAAATATCCGAATTGGCAACCACCGGCGCAATTTAGTGCTGCCGCAAGCATTGGCTGCCCTGCAGCCTGCCGGTGCCAAAATGGAAGATGATTATCTCAAGATTCGCTTTACTGAGGTGGCAAAGGTTTAG
- a CDS encoding DUF2358 domain-containing protein, with product MDIIEILQQDYQRFPLDQTYSIYDKNVYFKDPLNEFRGVERYRLMIGFIKTWFIDTQMDVHDMQRAGDTIETRWTLSFNAPVPWKPRIAIPGKSELKLNAEELIISHIDYWNCSRLDVVKQLWPGKSAKVN from the coding sequence GTGGACATTATCGAGATTCTTCAGCAAGACTATCAAAGATTTCCCCTTGACCAAACTTACAGTATTTATGATAAAAATGTTTACTTTAAAGATCCGCTTAACGAGTTCCGTGGTGTGGAACGCTACCGGCTGATGATCGGTTTTATCAAGACTTGGTTTATTGATACCCAAATGGATGTGCACGATATGCAGCGTGCCGGTGACACGATTGAAACCCGCTGGACACTTAGCTTTAACGCGCCGGTTCCCTGGAAACCCCGGATCGCCATTCCCGGTAAGAGTGAGTTAAAACTCAACGCTGAAGAATTGATTATTTCTCACATTGATTATTGGAACTGTTCGCGCCTTGATGTTGTAAAGCAGTTGTGGCCAGGAAAATCCGCTAAGGTTAATTAA
- a CDS encoding helix-turn-helix domain-containing protein: MPKRVIIQPLLNATELETRYRQAKDPVERSHYQIVWLLASGKTTQEVAQVTGYSLDWIRKIVRRYNQLGPEGLGDRRHENPGGEPLLSEDQQAQLWQALHGPAPDGGLWNSRKVAEWISTQIDRPVAMQRGWDYLQQMGFRLHTSRNLSEIAVSSSALESETVPQERRKKTGAGRVSLTSESSGGDGETAG, from the coding sequence ATGCCTAAACGTGTAATCATTCAACCGCTCCTCAACGCAACTGAACTCGAAACGCGATACCGCCAAGCTAAAGATCCCGTCGAACGCAGTCATTATCAAATTGTGTGGCTGTTGGCTTCTGGAAAAACGACCCAAGAAGTCGCGCAGGTAACGGGTTATAGCTTGGATTGGATTCGCAAAATTGTTCGCCGCTACAACCAACTTGGGCCAGAAGGACTCGGAGATCGCCGGCACGAAAATCCGGGTGGCGAACCGTTGCTGTCTGAGGATCAGCAAGCTCAATTGTGGCAAGCTTTGCATGGGCCGGCCCCTGATGGTGGGTTATGGAATAGCCGGAAAGTGGCCGAGTGGATCTCCACTCAAATAGACCGACCTGTAGCAATGCAAAGGGGGTGGGATTACCTGCAACAAATGGGTTTCCGCTTGCACACTTCTCGTAATCTATCTGAGATCGCAGTGTCCTCGTCTGCCTTAGAATCTGAGACGGTGCCCCAGGAACGCAGAAAAAAAACAGGTGCCGGTCGGGTATCGCTCACATCAGAATCATCCGGGGGCGATGGTGAGACTGCCGGCTAA
- a CDS encoding SH3 domain-containing protein, protein MNQLRKSLTLAAGLSLAVMGLGTGAVAGQNGSPEPVLIADYCANVTTQTTPLAVREGPGVVYPVIGSIPKGAKVRVARRNSAPINTEAWHWLYITRAELPNGEQQLAGWVSSKFIGAGFNCQGFGGAS, encoded by the coding sequence ATGAATCAGTTGAGAAAATCCTTAACATTAGCAGCAGGGCTTTCATTGGCTGTGATGGGTTTGGGGACGGGTGCTGTAGCCGGTCAAAACGGCAGTCCAGAGCCGGTTTTAATTGCGGACTACTGTGCGAATGTCACAACCCAAACTACCCCTCTAGCGGTTCGAGAGGGGCCGGGGGTAGTTTACCCGGTGATCGGCAGCATCCCCAAAGGCGCAAAAGTCCGGGTGGCGAGAAGAAACAGCGCCCCAATTAATACAGAGGCTTGGCACTGGTTGTATATTACGAGGGCGGAATTACCCAATGGTGAGCAGCAATTAGCAGGTTGGGTATCCTCCAAATTTATTGGAGCCGGTTTTAATTGCCAGGGTTTTGGCGGAGCAAGTTGA